The genomic region AACCGGGACGACGTCCGATTTCCGCGATGCGTGGTTCGTCGGCTACACGCCGGATCTGGTGACGGCGGTATGGATCGGCAACGACAACTACTCGCGGATGAACGAATCGTACGGCGGCGATATTCCGGCCCGCATTTGGGCGCGATTCATGAAGCGGTCTTTGGCGAACGTGCCCAAACACCACTTCGTGTTCCCGGCGGACCAGGTGGTGAAGGTCCCGGCGTGCGAGAGCGGCGGATTCCCGTACTATTTGATCGGCACGCAACCGACGGGCGACTGCGGGGCAGCCGTGCCCGTGCCGGTGGCGACGCAGTTTACGCCGGCGTTACCGCCGCCTCCCGAGGCATCGGCGGCCGCACCGCCCGCGAACTCGGTCGGCGACGGACAACACTACATTCCGCTGGATTCGCCGGCACCGGCGGCTCCCGCGCCCAATCTCGCGGCCTCAGCGACGCCGCCTCCGCGATGAACGGGAACGAGCGCCGCATCGTCGGCGTCAGCGATCTCGCGCGCTACATCAAGCGTATGCTCTCGGAGAGCAAGGCGCTTGCGAGCGTCCGCGTGCGCGGCGAACTCTCCGGCGTTACCGAACGCGGCGGCCGAATCTATTTCGATTTGAAAGAGCAGCACGACATCCTCAAGTGCGTCGTGTGGTCCGACGTCGCCGCGTCGTTGCCGCCGCTGCAGAACGGCAGCGAGGCGATCGTCGACGGCGCCTTCGATACGTGGCCCGCTCGCAGCCAGTACCAGCTCTCGGTGACCGCGATAGAATTGGGCGGCGTCGGCCATCTCTACGCGCAAGTGGAGGAACTCCGCCGCAAGTTTCGGGTCGAGGGGCTGTTTGAAACGGCCCGCAAACGAACGATGCCGTCGTTTCCCCGCAGGGTTGCGCTAGTCTCGGCGCGTGGCAAAGGCGCGGAAGACTTTCTCACAACGATGGCGCGCCGCGCTCCGCACATCGAGATCGACGTGGTTGAGACGCGAGTTCAGGGAGAGGGCGCGCAGATGGACATCGCGGAAGCGCTCGATGCCGCATCGCGTCTGAATGTGGATGCGATCGTTCTCGCGCGCGGCGGTGGCTCGTACGAGGATCTCTTTCCTTTCAATTTGGAACCGGTGGTACGCGCCATCGTACGAGCGAAGCTCCCGGTATTGACCGCGATCGGTCACACCGACGATCATCACTTAGCCGACGACGTCGCCGATCGGGTGGCCGAGACGCCTTCCAACGCGGCGAACTATTTCGGTGAGATCCGCGATCGCTGGCTGGCCCGCATCGAGCGGCTGGATCGCGCGCTGGGCCAACGCGTGCGCGACGCCTCGCGGGCGTCGGCCCAACGGTTCGACGTTACGCACGAAGCGTTGCTTCGCGCGGGCGCGCAGATGGTCGCATCGCGTGCGCAACGCGTGCTCGTCCTCGAACGGAGATTGGACGCACAGACGCCGCTGGCGCGGCTTTCGCAGCGAGCGCAGCAACTCTCCCGGAGCGTTGCTCGCCTCGATAGCGCGGCGCGAGCCGGGTTAAACGAGGCCAAACGCAGGCTGGAAGTGCGCACGGCGCACCTGTTGGGGCAGGATCCGCACGCGCCGCTCGCGCGCGGGTATGCGATGGTGTTTGCCGGCGATACGCTGCTGCGCGATGCTTCCAAGGTGCGCGGCGGTGACGAGATTACGGCGCGGCTCGAACGCGGAACGCTGCTGGCACGTGTCGAAGGGACGCGCGAAGATGGCTGAACAACGACCCGGGGTTTTCGAAGAGAAGATGACTCGCCTCGAAGCGATCGTGCGCGAACTCGAGGGCGGAAACGTCGATCTCGATCGTGCGGTGGCACTCTTCAAAGAGGGTAAGACGCTGGCGCGCGAGTGCGAGGGGCTCCTTAAAGTCGCTCAAGACCACGTCGAGCGAGCGATGGCTTCGGCCGACGAACGCCCGGAGCAGTAGTCCCACGGCCTCGATTCGGCTCGATATCGCCGTCGCGCAAGCGGCGGGCACGACCCGCTCGCAAGCGCGGGCGCTCATCATGGAAGGCCGCGTTAAAGTCGACGGGGTCCCGGCGCACAAAGCGGGCCAGAATGTCAGCACGTCCGCAACGATAGAGGTCGTGCAGCCGCGCCGGTTCGTCAGCCGGGGCGGCGAGAAACTCGATCACGCCCTCGCGGCGTTCGATATCGACGTCGCGGCGACGAGCGCCCTGGACATCGGCGCCTCGACCGGCGGTTTCACCGATGCGTTGCTCCAACGCGGCGCGGCCCACGTGACGGCGGTCGACGTCGGATACGGACAGCTCGATTGGCGCTTGCGCAACGATCCCCGCGTGAGCGTCCTCGAACGAACGAATTTTCGCCATCTGCCCGACGACGCGTTTCCGGCCGGATTCGATACGATCGTCATCGACACGTCATTTATCTCGCTCCGAACGATTCTCAAGCGCGCGGTCGGCTATCTGCGCGAAAACGGCGCGATCGTCGCGCTGGTGAAGCCCCAGTTCGAGGCCGGTCGCGAACGGCTGGGACCGGGCGGGGTGGTGCGCGACCCACGGGTGCATCTCGAGATCCTGCGCGAGGTCCGCGATGCCGTCGTCGCGCTCGGCCTGGTGCCCGTCGCCTTGGTGGCTTCTCCCCTGCTCGGGCCGGCCGGTAACCGCGAGTTCCTGATGGAGATGCGCCGGAGCGGTATTCCTATCGACGACGCACGAATCGAGCGTATCGTCGGCGAAGAGGAGCGTACATGACAACGCTCGCGGTCGGCAAAAAACAGATTACCCTCTACGTCGACGTCTCGCGTGAGAATGCCCGAGCGATTGCCGCGCGGGTGGCGTCGAGCTTTCGCGGCCACGGTTTCGAAATCGGGGTCTGGAAGGACCAGAATCGCGCGCTGGACCTGGCGACGCCGGGAGCGCGTGCCGAAGACGCATCGCTGTTCATCACCGTCGGCGGCGACGGAACGCTACTGCGGGCCGCGCGGGTGGCGACCGAACATCACGTCGCGCTCCTGGGCATCAATACCGGGCGATTGGGCTTTCTCACCGAGCTCGACGAAGATGACGATCGCATCGACCGCTTGCCGGAGTTCTTCGAACGCGGTTTGGTGGTGGACGAACGGGCCGCGCTGCGAGCGACGTACGCCGGGCAATCGTTCTTCGCGCTCAACGACGTGGTGGTGCGCAAAGGGGAAGTCTCGCGTACCGTCCCGTTCGGCGTTAGCCTAGACGGCGAACATATCGCCGACATTCCGGCCGACGGCGTCTGCGTGGCAACGCCGACCGGCTCCACCGCATACTTCCTCTCGGCCGGCGGGTCGATTATTTCACCGCGCGTCGACGGCTTCGGCATCGTCCCGCTCCTACCGCATACGCTCTTCTCTCGGCCGTTGATCGTGCCGGCGTCTTCGCGTATCGAAATCGGCTGCGATAGCGAGATCGCGCACGCGCACCTCGAGTGCGACGGGGACGTTCTCTCCGTCCTCGCGGCCGGCACCAGCGTCAGCGTGGAGCGTCATCCCAACGCGGTGCGTTTCGCGCGCATCGAACCATTGCGGTTCTTCGAGCGGCTGGAAGAGAAGATGCGCTGGGGCGTTTCCATCAAGGCTGCTTCGCGGTAAAGAAGCGCGATATGGTGCGGCGCCTGGAGATCGAGAATTACGGGCTCATCGATCGAGCGCAGATAACCTTCGCCGAGGGCGCGACGATGTTTACGGGCGAGACCGGATCGGGAAAGACGATGCTGCTCGGAGCGTTCGGTTTCGCGCTGGGCGCCCGCGCCGGGAGCGACATCGTGCGCCGCGGTGCCGCGCGCACGATGGTGACGCTGGGCTTCGACCCGGACGAGGCGCTCTTCGCTCGTCTCAACGCCGACGGGTTCGAACTCGAGCCGGGTGAGGAGGCAACGTTCGCTCGCGAGATGAGTGCGTCGGGCAAGTCCAGCGTGCGCGTGAATGGGCGCGCCGCGACCGCCGGATACCTGCGTGAAATCGGCACCCACGTCGCGCAGATCGTCGGGCAGCACGAGGCGCAACGCCTGCTCTCGCCCGCCTATCACCTCGAAGCGGTCGATCGTTTCGCCGGCGAGCCGGCCCTAGAAGCAAAGTCGCGAGTCGTGCAGGCGTACGAGCGCGTGCGCGAAGCGGAACGCCAACTGGCAGCGTTGCAAATCGACGATCGCGTTGCCAAAGAACGCTACGACGACGCCCGCTTCGCGCTGGACGATATCGAGGCTGCCGCTGCGCTGGAAGGGGAGGACGCGCAACTCGACGAGCGTCGCCGTTATCTCGATCACGCCGAGCGTATCGCCGCGGCGCTGCGCGGGGCGCACGCGGCTTTGGCCGACGACGACGCAAGCGCGGGCGGCAGCCTCGGCATCGCCAGCGTCACGCTCGGCGGAATCGCGGAAATATCCCAAGACCTGCGCGAGATGGCCGCCCAGGCCGACGCGCTCCAAAGCGAAGTCTCGGAATTGGCGACGCGCATCGCGCGCGAAATCGATGCGGCCGAATACGATCCCGCGGAACTCGAGCGGATCAACGCGCGGCTCGACGTCCTCGATCGTCTCAAGCGCCGGTATGGCGGGAGTATCGAAGCGGTACACGCGCATGCCGCTGCCGCGCGCGAAACCGTTGCGGCGTTCGAAGCGCGCGACCGCGATCTAGCCAGCGTCGTGGCCGATCTCGATGCGGCGAAAGCCTCGCTCGAGCGCGACGCATCCGCACTCACCGAGCTGCGTCGCGCCGCGACGATCCGGTTGCGCGCCGCGGTCGAAGCGGAATTGGCCGATCTGGCGCTCGCGAACGCACGGGTCGAGCCGCAGATGATCGCGCGCCCGTCGATCGGGCCCGACGGGGCCGAATCGATCGAGTTGCTGTTCGCGGCCGATCCGGGAGAAGTCTTGCGACCCCTTGCGAAGGTTGCCTCGGGCGGCGAACTCTCGCGCTTGTTACTCGCGCTGGTCGTCGTGCTCGCGGGCCGGCGCGAGCCCAGCGCGCTGGTTTTCGACGAAATCGATGCGGGCATCGGCGGCGCGACCGCGACGGCGGTCGGTGCGCGCATCGGCGGCTTGGCGCGTTGCGCCCAGGTCGTCTGCGTCACTCACCTCGCCCAGCTTGCGGCCTGGGCCGATCGACACTACGTACTGGAGAAGCGCGACGAATCCGAAGGGGTCGCCATCGCGCTCCACGAGATCGAGGGCGAGAGCGCGCGAGCCGTCGAGCTCGCGCGCATGCTTTCGGGGGAACCGCACGCGATCGCGCTCGAACACGCGCGCACGCTTCTGCGCGGGGTGCGGGTTATGGAATCTGGTGCACTTTGAGCAGGTTCGTGCCGCCCGCTCCCACCGGCATACCGGTGGTAAACGCGATCAAATCGCCGGTGCGCACCAGGCCGGCTTGTACCATCGTCTGTTCGGTGACGTAGAGTAGAACGTCGGTTGAGGTATAGGCCGGAATAAGCAGCGATTCGGTCCCCCAGATCAGCGCGAGGCGTCGCGCGACCTCGGGGTTGGGCGTGAGCGCGATCACCCGCGCGCGCGGGCGAAACGCGGCGATGTGGTGCGCGGTATTTCCGGTCGTCGTTCCGGTAACGATGAACGGGATGTTCAACTCGTCGCTCGAGCGCGTCGCCGCTTCGGCGATCGACGTGGCGATCGTGGGAACGATGCCGTGAAGACGCCGGTCGCGAAGCATCGCGTGCGGATAGCTCTTCTCGACTTCGCGCGCGATCTCGGCCATGGTGCGCACCGCTTCGGTGGGGTACATGCCGCGTGCGGTCTCGCCCGAAAGCATGACGGCATCGGTGCCGTCTAGGATGGCATTGGCGACGTCGGCCACCTCGGCGCGGGTGGGACGCGAAGCGAAGGTCATCGATTCGAGCATCTGGGTGGCGGTGATGACGGGCTTGCTCGCGCGATTGCATTTTGCGATAAGCGTCTTCTGGATCAGCGGCACGCGTTCGAGCGGAATCTCGATGCCGAGATCCCCGCGGGCGACCATGATCCCGTCGGCCGCTTCCACGATGCTATCCAGGTTCTCCAGCGCCTCGTGCTTTTCGATCTTTGCGAGGACGGGGATACGCGCTCCGCGTTCGGCCATGAAGGCTTTGACGCGATTGATGTCCTCGGCGCTGCGCACGAACGAGACGGCCACGTAGTCGACCCGCTGCTCGATACCGAACGCGAGGTACTCGAAGTCGCGCTCGGTGACCGAGGTGATGTTCAGCGAGCCGTCCGGATAGTTGATGCCCTGCGTCGAGCGCAGCTCGCCGCCGAACTCCACCGTCGTTTCGATGTCGGTGGCGTTCTTGCCGACGATGCGCAGCGTGATCTGGCCGTCTTGCAAGTAGATGCGGTTGCCGATTGCGACGTCGTGCGGCAGATCCTTGTACTGCACGCCGATCCGCTCGTTCGTTCCCGGTACGTCTTGCGTGGTCAGCACGAAGCGCATTCCGCGTTCCAGCTTCACCGATTCCAGGCCGTCCGCGAGCTTGCCGGTGCGAACCTTGGGCCCCGGAAGGTCTTGGAGGATCGCGGTGTGGATGCCGAGTTCGGCGCTTACCGTACGCGCGGTGCGAATGACCTCGGCGTGCTCTTGCGGCGTGCCGTGCGAAAAGTTCAATCGCAAAACGTTCGCGCCGGAGATGAAGAGCGAGCGCATGATGGCCGGATCGCGCGATGCCGGACCGATCGTTGCAACGATTTTCGTGCGTTTCTGCAATACGGTTTCCATAAGCGTTGTGGCCTTGCGATGAAGCGGCTGCAGGCTCCTGCGCGCCTCGAAGCGCACTTACACTCGTGCCCGATCCGACCGACCGGCGCTACCGCGAGCGGCTCGCGGGAAGCACCCTCG from Candidatus Dormiibacterota bacterium harbors:
- the xseA gene encoding exodeoxyribonuclease VII large subunit, which translates into the protein MNGNERRIVGVSDLARYIKRMLSESKALASVRVRGELSGVTERGGRIYFDLKEQHDILKCVVWSDVAASLPPLQNGSEAIVDGAFDTWPARSQYQLSVTAIELGGVGHLYAQVEELRRKFRVEGLFETARKRTMPSFPRRVALVSARGKGAEDFLTTMARRAPHIEIDVVETRVQGEGAQMDIAEALDAASRLNVDAIVLARGGGSYEDLFPFNLEPVVRAIVRAKLPVLTAIGHTDDHHLADDVADRVAETPSNAANYFGEIRDRWLARIERLDRALGQRVRDASRASAQRFDVTHEALLRAGAQMVASRAQRVLVLERRLDAQTPLARLSQRAQQLSRSVARLDSAARAGLNEAKRRLEVRTAHLLGQDPHAPLARGYAMVFAGDTLLRDASKVRGGDEITARLERGTLLARVEGTREDG
- the xseB gene encoding exodeoxyribonuclease VII small subunit; protein product: MAEQRPGVFEEKMTRLEAIVRELEGGNVDLDRAVALFKEGKTLARECEGLLKVAQDHVERAMASADERPEQ
- a CDS encoding TlyA family RNA methyltransferase, with amino-acid sequence MAVAQAAGTTRSQARALIMEGRVKVDGVPAHKAGQNVSTSATIEVVQPRRFVSRGGEKLDHALAAFDIDVAATSALDIGASTGGFTDALLQRGAAHVTAVDVGYGQLDWRLRNDPRVSVLERTNFRHLPDDAFPAGFDTIVIDTSFISLRTILKRAVGYLRENGAIVALVKPQFEAGRERLGPGGVVRDPRVHLEILREVRDAVVALGLVPVALVASPLLGPAGNREFLMEMRRSGIPIDDARIERIVGEEERT
- a CDS encoding NAD(+)/NADH kinase; amino-acid sequence: MTTLAVGKKQITLYVDVSRENARAIAARVASSFRGHGFEIGVWKDQNRALDLATPGARAEDASLFITVGGDGTLLRAARVATEHHVALLGINTGRLGFLTELDEDDDRIDRLPEFFERGLVVDERAALRATYAGQSFFALNDVVVRKGEVSRTVPFGVSLDGEHIADIPADGVCVATPTGSTAYFLSAGGSIISPRVDGFGIVPLLPHTLFSRPLIVPASSRIEIGCDSEIAHAHLECDGDVLSVLAAGTSVSVERHPNAVRFARIEPLRFFERLEEKMRWGVSIKAASR
- the recN gene encoding DNA repair protein RecN, encoding MVRRLEIENYGLIDRAQITFAEGATMFTGETGSGKTMLLGAFGFALGARAGSDIVRRGAARTMVTLGFDPDEALFARLNADGFELEPGEEATFAREMSASGKSSVRVNGRAATAGYLREIGTHVAQIVGQHEAQRLLSPAYHLEAVDRFAGEPALEAKSRVVQAYERVREAERQLAALQIDDRVAKERYDDARFALDDIEAAAALEGEDAQLDERRRYLDHAERIAAALRGAHAALADDDASAGGSLGIASVTLGGIAEISQDLREMAAQADALQSEVSELATRIAREIDAAEYDPAELERINARLDVLDRLKRRYGGSIEAVHAHAAAARETVAAFEARDRDLASVVADLDAAKASLERDASALTELRRAATIRLRAAVEAELADLALANARVEPQMIARPSIGPDGAESIELLFAADPGEVLRPLAKVASGGELSRLLLALVVVLAGRREPSALVFDEIDAGIGGATATAVGARIGGLARCAQVVCVTHLAQLAAWADRHYVLEKRDESEGVAIALHEIEGESARAVELARMLSGEPHAIALEHARTLLRGVRVMESGAL
- the pyk gene encoding pyruvate kinase; amino-acid sequence: MQKRTKIVATIGPASRDPAIMRSLFISGANVLRLNFSHGTPQEHAEVIRTARTVSAELGIHTAILQDLPGPKVRTGKLADGLESVKLERGMRFVLTTQDVPGTNERIGVQYKDLPHDVAIGNRIYLQDGQITLRIVGKNATDIETTVEFGGELRSTQGINYPDGSLNITSVTERDFEYLAFGIEQRVDYVAVSFVRSAEDINRVKAFMAERGARIPVLAKIEKHEALENLDSIVEAADGIMVARGDLGIEIPLERVPLIQKTLIAKCNRASKPVITATQMLESMTFASRPTRAEVADVANAILDGTDAVMLSGETARGMYPTEAVRTMAEIAREVEKSYPHAMLRDRRLHGIVPTIATSIAEAATRSSDELNIPFIVTGTTTGNTAHHIAAFRPRARVIALTPNPEVARRLALIWGTESLLIPAYTSTDVLLYVTEQTMVQAGLVRTGDLIAFTTGMPVGAGGTNLLKVHQIP